From Ramlibacter agri, a single genomic window includes:
- a CDS encoding DNA-binding transcriptional regulator: MAASPPVNVVLRSLQVLRALNRQPVSSVDVLHKQTGLPKSTIVRLLQTLEADGLVRRAPQYGAYYLTSEVTALSSGYHSEPRIVEASSAIAEAVTQELKWPASVAVRDGDAMVVRYSTIPHSPLSFFHSTINMRLSLVTQALGRAYLAFCDPTEQDAIIEMLARKGEQVPLATTEAQLRAMLAEVRERGYALRDPRVRPESSTIALPIFEGPRAVATLGLTWFRSALTVDQAVERFLPPLQQASAGISRALETLASPG; the protein is encoded by the coding sequence ATGGCCGCTTCGCCCCCCGTCAATGTCGTGCTCCGCTCGCTGCAGGTGCTGCGCGCGCTCAACCGGCAGCCGGTGTCCAGTGTCGACGTGCTGCACAAGCAGACGGGCCTGCCCAAGTCCACCATCGTGCGGCTGCTGCAGACCCTGGAGGCCGATGGCCTGGTGCGGCGCGCGCCGCAATACGGCGCCTACTACCTCACTTCCGAAGTGACGGCGCTGTCCAGCGGCTATCACAGCGAGCCGCGCATCGTGGAAGCCTCGTCGGCGATCGCCGAAGCGGTGACGCAGGAGCTGAAGTGGCCGGCCTCGGTGGCCGTGCGCGATGGCGACGCGATGGTCGTGCGCTACAGCACCATCCCGCACTCGCCGCTGTCCTTCTTCCATTCGACGATCAACATGCGCCTGAGCCTGGTCACGCAGGCGTTGGGCCGTGCCTATCTCGCGTTCTGCGATCCGACGGAGCAGGACGCGATCATCGAGATGCTGGCGCGCAAGGGCGAGCAGGTGCCGCTGGCGACGACCGAAGCGCAGTTGCGCGCGATGCTCGCCGAAGTGCGCGAGCGCGGCTACGCGCTGCGCGACCCGCGTGTGCGGCCGGAGTCGTCGACCATCGCCTTGCCGATCTTCGAAGGTCCGCGCGCGGTGGCGACGCTGGGCCTGACCTGGTTCCGTTCGGCCCTGACGGTGGACCAGGCGGTTGAACGTTTCCTGCCGCCGCTGCAGCAAGCAAGCGCCGGGATTTCGCGGGCTCTGGAGACCTTGGCCAGTCCGGGCTAA
- a CDS encoding mechanosensitive ion channel family protein, with translation MLNLRLAHRAFLRGLAAGLLLAAVPVRPAEPPAAAPAATAARKPITIAEIIPRADSDQRQAERVASEFAAQDPAERLQPSLDAIAASVDDKLRAFPPGDLVRLPVRRLESLERHWRFDARRFDRWQGEMRDATQPLLDDAADIARRRMDWEATRAAVGLDGLPAALATRVDAMIARLQQVERGLSQPLERVIALRQQANALDARIVAGRRQVADAIQDIDRRLLRLDAPPLWRAYQPGAGGTDAAASLAEGLEIETRFLRDYALADGIRLARALELLLLPLVLFLAARGRRALEPVDVELSAARALARPVSLWLLLVVTAVLAFEPDAPLMAQQLAMLLAAIPVLRLLPPASQRELGPWPYVASGLFLLNRLGFLVMSSTLLYRVYVLGLAVLALVLMLWLLLRLQHAMNAGKAGTMARGLRVGGLASVGLLVASIASNVAGNLSLAEMLVDGVVDSGYLALMAHVGVAVCVVLLQLLMNRSRWSRRRLLRPDAPPLERLLVRVVKVAALAGWAAYAMNSFRVFRPAYGAASELLSYELTLGEISLSLGRVCVFFLAVFLSVGAARLVRLLLRDEMLPRLEVPQGVGSSVASLAYYAMLLLGFVLALSAAGFRVSQLALVFGALGVGIGFGLQALVNNFVSGLVLMVERPLRVGDVVEMGGITGEVRTIGLRATVLRTFDGADVVVPNGSLLSGNLTNWTLVDRRRRVEVNVGLEYGCEPARAIELLLATAGATPGIAAQPAPQVLFQGLGANSLDFVVRAWCEDFDASATTRSALVTRIHDAVTAAGLRFPFPQRDLNLRSVSPEAEAVLRPQPPR, from the coding sequence GTGCTGAACCTGCGCCTGGCGCACCGCGCCTTCCTGCGCGGCCTGGCGGCCGGGCTGCTGCTCGCCGCCGTCCCGGTTCGGCCGGCCGAGCCACCGGCGGCCGCGCCTGCCGCCACCGCGGCGCGCAAGCCGATCACCATCGCCGAGATCATCCCGCGCGCCGACAGCGACCAGCGGCAGGCAGAGCGGGTGGCCAGCGAGTTCGCGGCCCAGGACCCGGCCGAAAGGCTGCAGCCCAGCCTGGACGCCATCGCGGCGTCGGTCGACGACAAGCTGCGTGCCTTTCCTCCCGGCGACCTGGTCCGGCTGCCGGTGCGGCGGCTGGAAAGCCTGGAGCGCCACTGGCGCTTCGATGCCCGGCGCTTCGACCGCTGGCAGGGGGAGATGCGCGACGCCACGCAGCCCTTGCTGGATGACGCCGCCGACATCGCGCGGCGCCGGATGGACTGGGAGGCCACGCGCGCCGCCGTGGGGCTGGACGGCCTGCCCGCGGCCCTGGCCACGCGGGTCGACGCGATGATCGCCCGCCTGCAGCAGGTGGAGCGCGGACTGTCGCAGCCGCTGGAGCGCGTGATCGCGCTGCGCCAGCAGGCCAACGCGCTGGATGCCCGCATAGTCGCCGGCCGCCGGCAGGTGGCCGACGCCATCCAGGACATCGACCGCCGCCTCTTGCGCCTGGATGCGCCGCCGCTGTGGCGCGCCTACCAGCCCGGCGCCGGCGGCACGGACGCGGCAGCCAGCCTGGCCGAGGGACTGGAGATCGAAACGCGCTTCCTGCGCGACTACGCGCTGGCGGACGGCATCCGCCTCGCCCGCGCGCTGGAGCTGCTGTTGCTGCCGCTGGTGCTGTTCCTGGCGGCGCGCGGCCGGCGCGCACTGGAGCCGGTGGATGTGGAACTCAGCGCCGCGCGCGCCCTGGCCCGGCCGGTGTCGCTGTGGCTGCTGCTGGTGGTGACCGCGGTGCTGGCGTTCGAGCCGGACGCCCCGCTGATGGCGCAGCAACTGGCGATGCTGCTGGCGGCCATCCCGGTGTTGCGCCTGCTGCCGCCGGCGAGCCAGCGGGAGCTGGGGCCGTGGCCTTACGTCGCCAGCGGGCTGTTCCTGCTGAACCGGCTCGGCTTCCTGGTCATGTCCAGCACCTTGCTCTATCGCGTCTATGTGCTGGGGCTGGCCGTGTTGGCGCTGGTCCTGATGCTGTGGCTGCTGCTGCGCCTGCAGCACGCGATGAATGCGGGGAAGGCGGGGACCATGGCCCGGGGCTTGCGCGTCGGCGGCCTGGCCAGCGTCGGCCTGCTGGTCGCTTCGATCGCGAGCAACGTCGCCGGCAACCTGTCGCTGGCGGAGATGCTGGTCGACGGCGTGGTCGACAGCGGGTACCTGGCCCTGATGGCCCATGTGGGCGTGGCGGTCTGCGTGGTGTTGCTGCAGCTGCTGATGAACCGCTCCCGCTGGTCCCGCAGGCGCCTGCTGCGGCCCGACGCCCCGCCGCTGGAGCGGCTGTTGGTGCGGGTGGTCAAGGTGGCGGCGCTGGCCGGCTGGGCCGCCTACGCGATGAACAGCTTCCGCGTCTTCCGCCCGGCCTATGGCGCGGCCTCCGAGCTGCTGTCCTATGAGCTCACCCTGGGCGAGATCTCGCTCAGCCTGGGACGGGTGTGCGTCTTCTTCCTGGCGGTGTTCCTGTCGGTGGGCGCGGCTCGGCTGGTGCGGCTGCTGCTGCGCGACGAGATGCTGCCGCGCCTGGAGGTGCCGCAGGGCGTGGGCAGCAGCGTGGCCTCGCTCGCCTACTACGCGATGCTGCTGCTGGGCTTCGTGCTGGCGCTGTCGGCCGCCGGCTTCCGGGTCAGCCAGCTGGCGCTGGTGTTCGGCGCGCTGGGCGTGGGCATCGGCTTCGGGCTGCAGGCCCTGGTCAACAACTTCGTGTCCGGACTGGTGCTGATGGTGGAACGCCCGCTGCGCGTCGGCGACGTCGTCGAGATGGGTGGAATCACCGGCGAAGTGCGCACGATCGGCCTGCGCGCGACGGTGCTGCGCACCTTCGATGGCGCCGACGTGGTGGTCCCCAACGGCTCGCTGCTCTCCGGCAACTTGACCAACTGGACGCTGGTGGATCGCCGGCGCCGGGTGGAGGTGAACGTCGGGCTCGAATATGGCTGCGAACCGGCCCGGGCCATCGAGCTGCTGCTGGCGACCGCGGGCGCGACGCCCGGCATCGCGGCGCAGCCAGCGCCGCAGGTGTTGTTCCAGGGCCTGGGCGCCAACTCGCTGGACTTCGTCGTGCGGGCGTGGTGCGAGGATTTCGACGCTTCCGCCACGACGCGCAGCGCGCTCGTCACGCGGATCCACGACGCCGTGACGGCCGCCGGCCTGCGCTTCCCCTTCCCGCAGCGGGACCTGAACCTGCGCAGCGTGTCGCCGGAAGCCGAGGCCGTGCTGCGGCCTCAGCCGCCGCGGTGA
- a CDS encoding amidohydrolase family protein: MSQPLFFDSHAHLVADDQQRYPRNPMQRSKDAPYRPPGVIGRPGGHHGPNPINEVPDVSRMLGWMKAENVDGAVAVQKRMVYRYDNSYILDSSDAHPEIFSAVVILDAEDAGTPDLVRKWVKEHDLVGLRLFGGRQPDGSMPWLNSPAALKSWEVVNEAGIVMDLEVLAQGGGGPAVPALLELAERFPQVRICLDHLLEPELHHGEHFGMDERWEQLAACERISFKFTSINLDHCREEGFPANKVLRRAVDLFGADRVMWGSDIGTSSGTYQDMVQRMVDASDLLSAEEKRKVWHDTGRRVFTKGGAK, from the coding sequence ATGAGCCAGCCCCTCTTCTTCGATTCCCACGCCCACCTGGTCGCCGACGACCAGCAGCGCTACCCGCGCAACCCGATGCAGCGCTCCAAGGACGCGCCTTACCGTCCGCCAGGCGTGATCGGCCGTCCCGGTGGCCACCACGGCCCGAACCCCATCAACGAAGTGCCCGACGTCTCGCGCATGCTGGGCTGGATGAAGGCGGAGAACGTCGATGGCGCCGTGGCCGTGCAGAAGCGCATGGTCTACCGCTACGACAACAGCTACATCCTCGACTCGTCGGACGCGCACCCGGAGATCTTCTCCGCGGTGGTGATCCTCGACGCCGAAGACGCCGGCACGCCCGACCTGGTGCGCAAGTGGGTCAAGGAGCACGACCTGGTCGGCCTGCGCCTGTTCGGCGGCCGCCAGCCCGATGGCAGCATGCCCTGGCTCAATTCGCCGGCCGCGCTGAAAAGCTGGGAAGTGGTCAACGAAGCCGGCATCGTGATGGACCTGGAAGTGCTGGCCCAGGGCGGCGGCGGCCCGGCCGTGCCCGCGCTGCTGGAGCTGGCCGAGCGCTTCCCCCAGGTGCGCATCTGCCTGGACCACCTGCTGGAGCCCGAACTGCACCATGGCGAGCACTTCGGCATGGACGAACGCTGGGAGCAACTGGCCGCCTGCGAGCGCATCTCCTTCAAGTTCACGTCGATCAACCTCGACCACTGCCGCGAGGAAGGCTTCCCGGCCAACAAGGTGCTGCGCCGCGCCGTCGACCTGTTCGGCGCCGACCGCGTGATGTGGGGCTCGGACATCGGGACTTCGTCCGGCACGTACCAGGACATGGTGCAACGCATGGTCGATGCGTCCGACCTGCTGAGTGCCGAAGAGAAGCGCAAGGTCTGGCACGACACCGGCCGCCGCGTGTTCACCAAGGGCGGGGCCAAGTGA
- a CDS encoding response regulator encodes MALQAFVVEDQPQIRDSLIEALAELGNIATAGHASNEKAAVAWLRDPAHPWDIAIVDLVLEPGGGSGFGVLQALRDRDPIKKMIVLTGSANREVRRRCEALGADAVFDKAMETEAMLDYCVALARAAGGH; translated from the coding sequence TTGGCGTTGCAGGCATTCGTGGTGGAGGACCAGCCCCAGATCCGGGACAGCCTGATCGAGGCGCTGGCGGAGCTGGGCAACATCGCCACGGCCGGCCATGCCTCCAACGAAAAGGCCGCGGTCGCCTGGCTGCGCGACCCCGCCCATCCCTGGGACATCGCCATCGTCGACCTCGTGCTGGAGCCGGGCGGCGGCAGCGGCTTCGGCGTGCTGCAAGCCCTGCGCGACCGCGACCCGATCAAGAAGATGATCGTGCTGACCGGCAGCGCCAACCGCGAGGTGCGCCGCCGCTGCGAGGCGCTGGGCGCTGACGCCGTGTTCGACAAGGCGATGGAGACGGAGGCGATGCTGGATTACTGCGTCGCGCTCGCGAGGGCTGCCGGCGGGCATTGA
- the gcvP gene encoding aminomethyl-transferring glycine dehydrogenase, whose translation MLMQSARPLGELENPSEFIPRHIGVSEEDERHMLSVIGEASRRALIDSIVPRSIARGTAMQLPPATTEAAALGELKAIAQRNQVFKSFIGQGYYGTHTPGVILRNILENPAWYTAYTPYQAEISQGRMEALVNFQTMVCDLTGMPIANASMLDEATAAAEAMTLARRSVKSRSNTIVVAGDCHPQTIEVLQTRAKPLGIELVLANSHEQWVKAIAGDYFAVLAQYPSTSGRIDDLRLDVETVHAKQAAFIVAADLLALTLLVPPGEFNADIVCGSTQRFGMPMGAGGPHAAFLACRDEYKRSLPGRLVGVSVDVHGNPAYRLALQTREQHIRREKATSNICTAQVLPAVVASMYAVYHGPQGLKRIAQRVASYTVILAKGLEQLGHKPRAAAYFDTVSLHTGEATDALIAKGHALRANLRKDWVEYIYISLDETTTRDDIKLLWTIFAKPGQQLPDFAQFEKGVEPAIPQALRRTSGFLAHPVFNSHHSETGMLRYIRGLSDKDLALDRSMIPLGSCTMKLNATSEMIPITWPEFAHVHPFAPRDQLQGYAELDEQLRAWLCQATGYAGISLQPNAGSQGEYAGLLAIQAWHASRGQAHRNVCLIPSSAHGTNPASAQMAGMKVVVTACDDMGNVDLDDLRLKCEQYSEHLACIMITYPSTHGVFETQVKELCALVHEHGGRVYVDGANMNALVGVAAPGEFGGDVSHLNLHKTFCIPHGGGGPGVGPVCVVEDLVPFLPGHKSGGLPEHAVGAVSAAPLGNAAVLPISWMYVRMMGAEGLQHATETAILSANYISTRLREHYPTLYASKNGHVAHECILDLRPLKDSCGVMAEDVAKRLADYGFHAPTLSFPVPNTLMVEPTESETLEEIDRFIAAMVAIREEIRKVERGEWPQDDNPLKNAPHTAATLLKGEWKHAYPREVGAAVLDERRHAKYWPPVGRVDNVYGDRNLFCSCVPMSAYE comes from the coding sequence ATGTTGATGCAATCCGCCCGGCCGCTCGGCGAGCTGGAAAACCCGTCCGAGTTCATCCCGCGCCATATCGGCGTGTCGGAGGAGGACGAGCGCCACATGCTGTCGGTGATCGGCGAGGCCTCGCGCCGCGCCCTGATCGACAGCATCGTCCCGCGTTCCATCGCGCGCGGCACGGCCATGCAGTTGCCGCCCGCCACCACGGAAGCGGCGGCGCTCGGCGAGCTGAAGGCGATTGCACAGCGCAACCAGGTCTTCAAGAGCTTCATCGGCCAGGGCTACTACGGCACCCACACGCCAGGCGTCATCCTGCGCAACATCCTGGAGAACCCGGCCTGGTACACGGCCTACACGCCCTACCAGGCGGAGATCAGCCAGGGCCGCATGGAAGCGCTGGTGAACTTCCAGACCATGGTGTGCGACCTGACGGGCATGCCCATCGCCAATGCGTCGATGCTCGATGAAGCGACGGCCGCGGCCGAAGCGATGACGCTTGCCAGGCGCAGCGTCAAGAGCAGGAGCAACACCATCGTGGTCGCCGGCGACTGCCATCCGCAGACCATCGAGGTGCTGCAGACGCGCGCGAAGCCGCTGGGCATCGAGTTGGTGCTGGCCAATTCGCACGAACAATGGGTGAAGGCGATCGCCGGCGACTACTTCGCCGTGCTGGCCCAGTACCCCAGCACCAGCGGCCGCATCGACGACCTGCGGCTGGACGTGGAGACGGTCCACGCCAAGCAGGCCGCCTTCATCGTCGCCGCCGACCTGCTGGCACTCACGCTGCTGGTCCCGCCCGGTGAATTCAATGCGGACATCGTGTGCGGCAGCACGCAGCGCTTCGGCATGCCCATGGGCGCCGGCGGCCCGCATGCCGCCTTCCTGGCCTGCCGCGACGAATACAAGCGCTCGCTGCCCGGCCGCCTGGTCGGCGTCAGCGTCGACGTGCATGGCAACCCGGCCTACCGCCTCGCGCTGCAGACGCGCGAACAGCACATCCGCCGCGAGAAGGCCACTTCCAACATCTGCACGGCGCAGGTGCTGCCGGCCGTGGTGGCCAGCATGTACGCCGTGTACCACGGGCCGCAAGGCCTGAAGCGCATCGCGCAGCGCGTGGCCAGCTACACCGTCATCCTCGCCAAGGGCCTGGAGCAGCTGGGGCACAAGCCGCGCGCGGCCGCCTATTTCGACACCGTCTCGCTGCACACCGGTGAAGCGACCGATGCGCTCATCGCCAAGGGCCATGCGCTGCGCGCCAACCTGCGCAAGGACTGGGTCGAATACATCTACATCTCGCTGGACGAGACGACCACCCGCGACGACATCAAGCTGCTGTGGACCATCTTCGCCAAGCCGGGCCAGCAGCTGCCGGACTTCGCCCAGTTCGAGAAAGGCGTCGAGCCCGCGATCCCGCAGGCGCTGCGCCGCACCAGCGGGTTCCTGGCGCACCCGGTCTTCAACTCGCACCACAGCGAGACCGGCATGCTGCGGTATATCCGGGGCCTGTCGGACAAGGACCTGGCGCTGGACCGCAGCATGATCCCGCTGGGCAGCTGCACGATGAAGCTGAACGCCACCAGCGAGATGATCCCCATCACTTGGCCGGAGTTCGCGCACGTGCACCCCTTCGCGCCGCGCGACCAGCTGCAAGGCTACGCGGAGCTGGACGAACAGCTGCGCGCCTGGCTGTGCCAGGCCACGGGCTATGCGGGCATCAGCCTGCAACCCAACGCCGGCTCGCAGGGTGAATACGCCGGCCTGCTCGCCATCCAGGCGTGGCACGCGAGCCGCGGCCAGGCGCACCGCAACGTCTGCCTGATCCCCTCTTCCGCGCACGGCACCAACCCGGCCAGCGCGCAGATGGCGGGCATGAAGGTGGTGGTGACGGCCTGCGACGACATGGGCAACGTCGACCTGGACGACCTGCGGCTGAAGTGCGAGCAGTACAGCGAGCATCTCGCCTGCATCATGATCACCTACCCGAGCACGCACGGCGTGTTCGAGACGCAGGTCAAGGAGTTGTGCGCGCTGGTGCACGAGCACGGCGGCCGTGTGTACGTGGACGGCGCCAACATGAACGCGCTGGTGGGCGTGGCCGCGCCGGGCGAATTCGGCGGCGACGTCAGCCACCTGAACCTGCACAAGACTTTCTGCATTCCCCACGGCGGCGGCGGCCCGGGCGTCGGCCCCGTCTGCGTGGTCGAAGACCTGGTGCCCTTCCTGCCCGGGCACAAGTCCGGCGGCCTGCCGGAGCACGCGGTCGGTGCGGTGTCGGCCGCGCCGCTGGGCAACGCCGCGGTGCTGCCGATCTCGTGGATGTACGTCCGCATGATGGGCGCCGAAGGCCTGCAGCACGCGACCGAAACCGCGATCCTCAGCGCCAACTACATCAGCACGCGCCTGCGCGAGCACTACCCCACGCTGTACGCCAGCAAGAACGGGCACGTCGCGCACGAGTGCATCCTGGACCTGCGGCCGCTGAAGGACAGCTGCGGCGTGATGGCCGAGGACGTGGCGAAGCGCCTGGCCGACTACGGCTTCCACGCGCCCACGCTCAGCTTCCCGGTGCCCAACACCTTGATGGTGGAACCGACCGAGAGCGAGACGCTGGAAGAGATCGACCGCTTCATAGCCGCGATGGTCGCGATCCGCGAGGAGATCCGGAAAGTCGAGCGCGGCGAGTGGCCGCAGGACGACAACCCGCTGAAGAACGCGCCGCACACGGCCGCGACCTTGCTGAAGGGCGAGTGGAAGCACGCCTATCCGCGCGAAGTGGGCGCGGCGGTGCTGGACGAGCGCCGCCACGCCAAGTACTGGCCGCCGGTGGGGCGCGTGGACAACGTCTACGGCGACCGCAACCTGTTCTGCAGCTGCGTGCCGATGTCGGCTTACGAGTGA
- a CDS encoding Bug family tripartite tricarboxylate transporter substrate binding protein has protein sequence MKRRTALVAAALVAAIAPAFAADWPSKPITMVVPFPAGGSTDAVARLIAQGLGQKLGQTVVVDNRAGAAGNLGTDVVARAQPDGYTIVLSTSGPLANNKFLYKQMPFDPLKDLTPIVAVGEIPMGFAVNPNVKVNSLKEFLDEARAKPGKLSIGNPGNGTIGHLTAELIKVQSKVHALSVPYKGDSPAIVDALSGTVDAVCLPITALVPQIQSGKLKGLAVTSRQRFPGLPNLPTALEQGVNAEATVWLAIAGPKGLPAPVVERLNKDINAILATPEAKAKLAQFGATTMGGSPQQLAHLMATDSEKWKKVIEYAHVTLD, from the coding sequence ATGAAAAGACGTACCGCCCTGGTCGCGGCAGCCCTGGTGGCAGCAATCGCGCCGGCGTTCGCGGCGGACTGGCCGTCCAAGCCCATCACCATGGTCGTGCCCTTCCCGGCCGGCGGCAGCACCGACGCCGTCGCCCGCCTGATCGCGCAAGGCCTGGGCCAGAAGCTGGGCCAGACCGTCGTGGTGGACAACCGCGCCGGCGCCGCCGGCAACCTGGGCACCGACGTGGTCGCGCGCGCCCAGCCGGACGGCTACACCATCGTCCTGTCCACCTCGGGCCCGCTGGCGAACAACAAGTTCCTCTACAAGCAGATGCCCTTCGACCCGCTGAAGGACCTGACGCCGATCGTCGCGGTCGGCGAGATCCCGATGGGCTTTGCCGTGAATCCCAACGTCAAGGTGAACTCGCTGAAGGAGTTCCTGGACGAGGCGCGCGCCAAGCCGGGCAAGCTGTCGATCGGCAACCCGGGCAACGGCACCATCGGCCACCTCACCGCCGAACTGATCAAGGTCCAGTCCAAGGTCCACGCGCTGAGCGTTCCCTACAAGGGCGACTCGCCGGCCATTGTCGATGCCTTGAGCGGCACCGTCGACGCCGTCTGCCTGCCCATCACCGCGCTGGTGCCGCAGATCCAGAGCGGCAAGTTGAAGGGCCTGGCCGTCACCTCCAGGCAGCGCTTCCCCGGCCTGCCCAACCTGCCGACCGCGCTGGAGCAGGGCGTCAATGCCGAAGCCACCGTGTGGCTCGCGATCGCCGGTCCCAAGGGCCTGCCCGCCCCGGTGGTGGAGCGCCTGAACAAGGACATCAACGCGATCCTCGCCACGCCCGAGGCGAAGGCCAAGCTGGCGCAGTTCGGCGCCACCACCATGGGCGGCAGCCCGCAGCAACTCGCCCACCTGATGGCCACCGACAGCGAGAAGTGGAAGAAGGTCATCGAGTACGCCCACGTCACCCTGGATTGA
- the gcvT gene encoding glycine cleavage system aminomethyltransferase GcvT — MVPFAGYSMPVQYPAGLMAEHHHTRTAAGLFDVSHMGQLRLAGPQAAAAFETLMPVDVIDLAPGKQRYGLLLTNEGTIIDDLMFVNRGTELFVVVNGACKAGDIAHIQEHIGSRCQVQPLPDRALLALQGPKAVDALKRVLPGVEKLVFMTGAAIQWQAAELFVTRSGYTGEDGFEISVPAAQAEAFARALLAEPEVKPIGLGARNSLRLEAGLCLYGNDIDTTTTPVEAALTWAIQKVRRTGGARAGGFPGAQRVLAQLDGTEAIARKRVGLVALERVPVREHTPLQDAQGLQVGEVTSGLLAPTADQPVAMGYVPPQLSAAGTRVNAVVRGKSVPMEVRTMPFVPNRYYRG, encoded by the coding sequence ATGGTTCCCTTTGCCGGCTACAGCATGCCGGTGCAATATCCCGCCGGCCTGATGGCCGAGCACCACCACACGCGCACCGCCGCCGGCCTGTTCGACGTCTCGCACATGGGCCAGCTGCGGCTGGCCGGCCCGCAGGCCGCTGCTGCCTTCGAAACGCTGATGCCGGTGGACGTGATCGACCTCGCGCCCGGCAAGCAGCGCTACGGGCTGCTGCTCACGAACGAAGGCACGATCATCGACGACCTGATGTTCGTCAATCGCGGCACCGAGCTGTTCGTGGTGGTCAACGGCGCCTGCAAGGCCGGCGACATCGCGCATATCCAGGAACACATCGGCTCGCGCTGCCAGGTGCAGCCGCTGCCCGATCGCGCGCTGCTCGCCTTGCAGGGCCCGAAGGCGGTGGATGCGCTGAAGCGCGTGCTGCCTGGCGTCGAGAAGCTGGTGTTCATGACCGGCGCCGCGATCCAGTGGCAAGCCGCCGAACTGTTCGTCACGCGCAGCGGCTACACCGGCGAGGACGGCTTCGAGATCTCGGTGCCGGCCGCGCAGGCCGAAGCGTTCGCACGCGCCCTGCTCGCCGAGCCTGAAGTCAAGCCGATCGGCCTCGGCGCGCGCAATTCGCTGCGGCTGGAAGCCGGCCTCTGCCTGTACGGCAACGACATCGACACGACGACCACGCCGGTGGAAGCCGCGCTGACCTGGGCCATCCAGAAGGTGCGCCGCACCGGTGGCGCCCGCGCCGGCGGCTTCCCGGGCGCGCAGCGCGTGCTGGCGCAGCTCGATGGCACGGAAGCCATCGCGCGCAAGCGCGTGGGCCTGGTGGCGCTGGAGCGCGTGCCGGTACGCGAGCACACGCCGCTGCAGGACGCGCAAGGCCTGCAGGTCGGCGAAGTGACCAGCGGCCTGCTCGCCCCCACGGCGGACCAGCCGGTCGCGATGGGCTATGTGCCGCCGCAGCTTTCCGCCGCGGGCACGCGCGTCAACGCCGTCGTGCGCGGCAAGTCCGTCCCCATGGAAGTGCGCACCATGCCCTTCGTCCCCAACCGTTACTACCGCGGTTAG
- a CDS encoding ketopantoate reductase family protein, with protein sequence MKITIVGAGAIGGWLAARLALAGEDVSVVARGATLERIASHGIELQSGGRSEVARVRAVASATELEPQDVVLVTLKAPALPALAPQLQGLLKPDTLVLSAGNGLPWWYFLSAGQPCEGLRLRSVDPQGAIEAALPQPHVLGLSVFAACHCPAPGVVRHDSGGRLVLGEPAGGDSERVTALAQRLQVAGLDAQPSSDIRRDIWIKLLGNACFNPVSLLTGAPTDEMIDQPELHALFVRMMGEALAIGGRLGLKLDVDPVQRIAQTRKLGHIKTSMLQDLEAGRAVELDAIVGTLVECAAAVAMPVPTFASVLALARLRAHHAGLPGA encoded by the coding sequence ATGAAGATCACGATCGTGGGCGCGGGCGCCATCGGCGGCTGGCTGGCCGCACGGCTGGCGCTGGCGGGCGAGGACGTCAGCGTCGTCGCCCGTGGCGCGACGCTGGAGCGCATCGCTTCGCACGGGATCGAGCTGCAGTCCGGTGGCCGCAGCGAAGTGGCGCGGGTGCGCGCCGTCGCGTCCGCCACCGAGCTCGAGCCGCAAGACGTCGTGCTCGTCACGCTGAAGGCCCCGGCGCTTCCTGCGCTGGCGCCGCAGCTGCAAGGCCTGCTGAAGCCCGACACCCTGGTGCTGAGCGCCGGCAACGGCCTGCCCTGGTGGTACTTCCTGTCCGCGGGCCAGCCCTGCGAAGGCCTGCGCCTGCGCAGCGTCGACCCGCAAGGCGCGATCGAAGCGGCCTTGCCCCAGCCGCACGTGCTGGGTCTGAGCGTCTTCGCCGCCTGCCATTGCCCGGCGCCGGGCGTGGTGCGGCACGACAGCGGCGGCCGCTTGGTGCTGGGCGAACCCGCGGGTGGCGACAGCGAGCGCGTGACCGCGCTCGCGCAGCGCCTGCAGGTGGCCGGCCTGGACGCGCAGCCTTCGAGCGATATCCGCCGCGACATCTGGATCAAGCTGCTGGGCAACGCCTGCTTCAACCCGGTGAGCCTGCTGACCGGCGCGCCCACCGACGAAATGATCGACCAGCCGGAGTTGCATGCGCTGTTCGTGCGCATGATGGGCGAAGCGCTGGCCATCGGCGGGCGCCTCGGCCTGAAGCTGGACGTCGACCCGGTGCAGCGCATCGCGCAGACGCGCAAGCTGGGCCACATCAAGACCTCGATGCTGCAGGACCTGGAAGCCGGCCGCGCGGTGGAACTCGATGCCATCGTGGGCACCCTGGTCGAATGCGCCGCGGCC
- the gcvH gene encoding glycine cleavage system protein GcvH has translation MTVKYTPDHEWIQLEDHEAAVVGITLHAQDALGDVVFVDLPEVGRSYAKGEVAGVVESVKAAADVYMPIAGEVTEVNEELRSNPSLANKDPMGNGWFFKILIKDMAEFDVLMDEPDYHKFTKENA, from the coding sequence ATGACCGTCAAGTACACGCCCGATCACGAGTGGATCCAGCTGGAGGACCACGAAGCGGCCGTCGTCGGCATCACCCTGCACGCGCAGGACGCGCTGGGCGACGTGGTCTTCGTGGACCTGCCCGAAGTGGGGCGCAGCTATGCCAAGGGTGAAGTGGCGGGCGTGGTGGAGTCGGTGAAGGCCGCCGCCGACGTGTACATGCCCATCGCCGGCGAGGTGACCGAAGTCAACGAGGAACTGCGCAGCAACCCCTCGCTGGCCAACAAGGACCCCATGGGCAACGGCTGGTTCTTCAAGATCCTGATCAAGGACATGGCGGAATTCGACGTCCTGATGGACGAGCCGGACTACCACAAGTTCACCAAAGAGAACGCGTGA